The Nostoc sp. MS1 genome segment GATTGGATTAAAGCTGGCAAGAAAAAACGAGGGGTAGACCCGCTTTTTACCGTGCTGGCTTATCACAAAAATGGAGCAAGATTAACTGGGGAAGCAATCAAGCGATTGGTGGATGGGCTTTGCAAGGAAGTGGGAATTACTAAGAAGATGTCACCCCATCGCATCCGCCACAGTGCGATTACTACTGTATTGGATCTCAATAATGGCAACTACCGCGCAACTCAGCGATTCAGCAGACAAGCCGAAGTGCAGACGGTGTTGAAATACGATGATAACCGCCAGCGTTTACAAAAGCAGATGAGCGACTCAATATCAGAATTGATTTAAGAAATAAGAGTAAAGTTAGAATTTAAAGAATTATTAATAGTTACTTGTGCAAGTTTAATTTCAGTTGCATAAGTTCTGCTAAAGTATTTTCATAGTGGTGAATCATTCAGAAGACTTTGTGTAGAATCAATTAACAAATTATGAGACAAACGCTGGTTTTGAACACATTCAAAAGTATTAATAATTGGAACTAAGCAGCGTTTAGCATCTTCATAACCGGACTTTTTTAGTTCTGTAATGCGTTCAAAACTAAAATCTAGATAGCTATCAATTTTGCCAATTAGTGGAGTATTAGACTTATTGATTCGCTCTTCTGGTCTAATTTCAATTACAGTTTGTTCAGGAAAATCATGACGATTCCAAACTGCACCATTGTTTAAGTGAATTACAATTATATTTTTGCAGCCACGTTTTACCAAAGCTCTCAAAGGCACATTATCAGCCAAACCTCCGTCTACGTAGTGTTTTCCATTAACCTGC includes the following:
- a CDS encoding tyrosine-type recombinase/integrase, with the protein product MWFKLYQKIHITIWRVLSPSYCLYAQLSRRASRLYAILCKGKGSQKDILDLSDKTAAVIADWIKAGKKKRGVDPLFTVLAYHKNGARLTGEAIKRLVDGLCKEVGITKKMSPHRIRHSAITTVLDLNNGNYRATQRFSRQAEVQTVLKYDDNRQRLQKQMSDSISELI